From a single Cherax quadricarinatus isolate ZL_2023a chromosome 45, ASM3850222v1, whole genome shotgun sequence genomic region:
- the Trmt112 gene encoding multifunctional methyltransferase subunit TRM112-like protein, with amino-acid sequence MKLITHNMLTSKGMKNVIEGFPLKIQAEEVRNVDIEFDREFISRMVPKLDWNALIFAAQCVGHQEDLPEILPEGYENDDDLLKKLHHILLEVEVINGCLECPETKRKFPISNGIPNMLLNEDEV; translated from the exons ATGAAGCTTATTACACATAATATGTTGACCAGCAAAGGGATGAAAAACGTGATAGAAGGATTTCCGTTAAAGATACAG GCAGAGGAAGTACGAAATGTAGACATTGAATTTGACCGAGAGTTCATCTCCAGAATGGTTCCTAAGCTTGACTGGAATGCCCTTATATTTGCTGCACAATGT GTGGGTCACCAGGAGGACTTGCCTGAGATTTTGCCTGAAGGATATGAAAATGATGATGACTTACTGAAGAAGCTACATCACATTCTTTTGGAA GTGGAAGTTATCAATGGATGCCTCGAATGCCCAGAAACAAAAAGAAAGTTTCCTATCAGCAATGGAATACCAAATATGCTACTGAATGAAGATGAAGTGTAA